A single Bos mutus isolate GX-2022 chromosome 16, NWIPB_WYAK_1.1, whole genome shotgun sequence DNA region contains:
- the NOL9 gene encoding polynucleotide 5'-hydroxyl-kinase NOL9: MADSLLLLKRVPSRHTWLRARKARPQLILSRRPRRRLRNLRWRSRRRLRRRLLQAQAAGADWLQGGCLVSGDAALQRLKTSARRRASSPEPAEDPVPSGPAILPIPPVRPAGSGRAVLLLPLGQGFTFSGICRVTCLYGQVQVFGFTISQGQPAQNVFSTYTHSRLTINAVHYSVHEKSKKEMKREARVLLRPYLNQDDRYCLMSSFSPLCSIVLLERLKTSTVNFIISHPGLSYIFVQEVRTFQINSEYFALRSVGIRREKKKTGLRLTESAFAVMEELVSISSEEADSCPVILVCGCQDIGKSTFNRYLINQLLNSVSCVDYLECDLGQTEFTPPGCISLLNITEPVLGPPFTHQRTPQKMVYYGKTSCKNNFENYIEVIKYVFSSYKRESPLIINTMGWVADQGLLLLIDLIRLLSPSHVVQFSSDRSKYMPDLTPDFVDDMDGLYTRRRSRVRNRGFHLPEFAESLEFADEEKEGPVMSTGYKLMFVKSEFVTGKTSRNRESHNRILRELAVLGYLSQLQPPVPKPLRALHGLTPYQVPFNAVALRIIHADVAPTHILYAVNASWVGLCKILDDVRGYASGPILLAQSPICDCVGFGICRGIDMEKKLYHILTPVPPEELRHVNCLLVGAVNIPQCVLKSQGGLEGTIPYVTTDYNFKLPGASEKIGARESGATYKEKGHPKPKFYRKTY; encoded by the exons ATGGCGGACTCCTTACTGCTGCTCAAGCGGGTTCCCTCCCGCCACACGTGGCTGCGGGCCCGCAAGGCCCGGCCCCAGCTCATCCTCAGCCGCCGGCCCCGCCGCCGGCTCCGGAACCTGCGCTGGCGCAGCCGAAGGCGGCTTCGGCGACGGCTGCTGCAGGCCCAGGCAGCCGGCGCGGACTGGCTGCAGGGCGGCTGTCTGGTGTCCGGCGACGCGGCGCTCCAGAGGCTGAAGACCTCGGCTCGCAGGCGGGCCTCCAGCCCCGAGCCGGCCGAAGATCCGGTCCCGAGTGGTCCCGCGATCCTCCCCATCCCGCCGGTGCGGCCGGCTGGCTCGGGCCGCGCtgtcctgctgctgccgctgGGGCAG GGCTTTACTTTTAGTGGGATCTGTCGTGTGACCTGCCTCTACGGCCAGGTGCAGGTGTTTGGTTTTACCATCAGCCAGGGCCAGCCTGCCCAAAATGTCTTCTCCACCTACACCCACTCTCGTCTGACCATCAATGCTGTTCATTATTCAGTGCATGAGAAAAGCAAGAAGGAGATGAAGAGAGAAGCCCGAGTTCTGCTCAGACCTTATCTGAACCAAG ATGACAGATATTGTTTGATGAGCAGTTTTTCTCCACTGTGTTCCATCGTGTTGCTGGAACGTCTGAAAACCTCCACCGTGAACTTTATAATCAGCCATCCAGGTTTATCTTACATTTTCGTACAAGAG GTCCGGACTTTCCAGATTAACTCTGAGTATTTTGCCTTGAGATCTGTGGGtattagaagagagaaaaaaaaaactggcttgcGTTTAACGGAGAGCGCCTTTGCAGTTATGGAAGAGTTAGTGAGCATTTCTAGCG AAGAAGCAGACAGCTGCCCCGTCATTCTGGTCTGTGGCTGCCAGGACATTGGAAAGTCAACGTTTAATAGATACCTCATTAACCAGCTGTTAAATAG tgtATCCTGCGTTGATTATTTGGAATGTGATCTGGGGCAGACAGAATTTACTCCTCCGGGTTGCATTTCTTTGCTTAATATTACAGAACCAGTTCTAG GACCACCTTTCACCCACCAGAGGACACCCCAGAAAATGGTCTATTATGGGAAAACTTCTTgtaaaaacaactttgaaaactATATTGAGGTAATAAAGTATGTTTTCAGCTCCTACAAGCGAGAGTCCCCTCTTATCATCAACACCATGGGCTGGGTGGCAG ACCAGGGTCTCTTGCTTCTCATTGACCTGATCCGCCTGCTGTCACCCAGCCACGTCGTCCAGTTTAGCTCGGACCGGAGTAAATACATGCCGGACCTCACCCCCGATTTCGTGGACGACATGGACGGCTTGTACACAAGACGCAGGTCCAGAGTCAGAAACAGAGGGTTCCACCTGCCCGAATTTGCTGAGAGTTTGGAGTTTGCTGATGAAGAAAAAGAGGGTCCAGTTATGTCTACGGGATACAAGCTGATGTTCGTGAAGTCAGAGTTTGTGACTGGGAAAACGTCCAGGAATAG AGAATCACATAACAGAATCCTCCGTGAGCTGGCAGTGCTGGGTTACCTGAGCCAGTTGCAACCCCCAGTGCCGAAGCCACTGCGTGCCTTACACGGTCTGACCCCCTACCAG GTCCCTTTCAATGCCGTCGCGCTCCGGATCATCCACGCTGATGTGGCCCCCACCCACATCCTGTACGCCGTGAATGCCAGCTGGGTCGGGCTCTGCAAGATCCTGGATGACGTCAGGGGATACGCCAGCGGGCCCATCCTGCTTGCCCAGAGTCCCATCTGCGATTGTGTGGGGTTTG GGATTTGCAGGGGGATCGACATGGAGAAGAAGCTTTACCACATCCTCACTCCCGTGCCCCCAGAGGAGCTGAGACACGTGAACTGTCTGCTGGTTGGGGCTGTGAACATCCCACAGTGTGTTCTCAAGAGCCAG
- the TAS1R1 gene encoding taste receptor type 1 member 1 — protein sequence MSLWGVRLVGLQLSLSCCWAFSCHNTPSSPDFSLPGDYLLAGMFPLHSALPEARGRPTVTFCDRSNSFNGHGYHLFQAMRFSIEEINNSTALLPNVTLGYELYDVCSDSANMYATLSILSTLGRHYVEIQGDPAHFSPAMVAVIGPDITKHALTTAALLSPFLVPLVSYGASSMVLNARRLYPSFLRTISSDKHQVDILVLLLQRFGWVWISIVGGEGDYGEVGIQELEYQVTRQGICIAFRDIVPFSARPGDERMQSMIRCLVQARTTVVVVYSGKQLARVFFESVVLAKLTAKVWIATEDWAISSHINSVPGIQGIGTVLGVAIPHRHVPGLKEFEEAYVQADKGVLRPCPQGSWCNSNQLCTECWAFTAQAMPTLAEFSMSSAYNAYQAVYAVAHGLHQLLGCSSGACLRGRVYPWQLLEQIRKVKFLLHKDAVTFNDDGNTLSNYDIIAWDWSGPNWTFRVIGSSSPFSVLLDINTTKIRWHGNDNQVPTSVCSRDCPEGHQRVITGFHHCCFECVPCEAGTFLNKSDPYRCRPCGKEEWAPERSQTCFPRTVVFLTWHEPVSLVLLAANTLLLLVVAGTAGLFAWHLDTPVVRSAGGRLCFFMLGSLAGGTWGLYGFFGEPTLPTCLLRQGLFSLGFAIFLSCLTVRSFQLVFIFKFSARLPTFFRAWVQNRGAGLFVMISSTIQLLICLIWLAVWTPLPTREYKHFPQLVVLGCTEANSLGFMLAVTYNGLLSISAFACSYLGKDLPENYNEAKCVTFSLLLNFVSWIAFFTMAIVYQGKYLPAVNALAMLSSLSGGFSGYFLPKCYVILYRPDLNSTEHFQASIQDYTRRCGST from the exons ATGTCACTCTGGGGGGTGCGCCTGGTCGGCCTGCAGCTCTCCCTCTCCTGCTGTTGGGCTTTCAGCTGCCACAACACCCCGTCCTCCCCCGACTTCAGCCTCCCTGGGGATTACCTGCTTGCAGGCATGTTCCCTCTCCACAGTGCCCTTCCAGAGGCGAGAGGAAGACCCACGGTGACTTTCTGTGACAG GTCCAACAGCTTCAACGGCCATGGCTATCACCTCTTCCAGGCCATGCGGTTCAGCATCGAGGAGATAAACAACTCCACTGCCCTGCTACCCAATGTCACCCTGGGTTACGAGCTGTACGATGTGTGCTCAGACTCAGCGAACATGTACGCCACGCTAAGCATACTGAGCACATTGGGGAGGCACTATGTGGAGATCCAGGGAGACCCTGCCCACTTTTCCCCTGCGATGGTGGCGGTGATCGGGCCTGACATCACCAAGCACGCTCTTACCACTGCAGCCCTGCTGAGCCCCTTCCTGGTGCCCCTG GTCAGCTACGGAGCCAGCAGCATGGTGCTCAACGCAAGGCGGCTCTACCCCTCTTTTCTGCGCACCATCTCTAGTGATAAGCACCAGGTGGACatcttggtgctgctgctgcagagGTTCGGGTGGGTCTGGATCTCCATCGTGGGTGGCGAAGGTGACTACGGGGAAGTAGGGATACAGGAGCTGGAGTACCAGGTCACCCGGCAGGGCATCTGTATTGCCTTTAGGGACATTGTGCCTTTTTCTGCCCGACCGGGCGATGAGCGGATGCAGAGCATGATACGCTGCCTGGTCCAAGCCAGGACCACCGTTGTAGTGGTTTACTCCGGCAAACAGCTGGCCAGGGTGTTCTTTGAATCCGTGGTGCTGGCCAAACTGACTGCCAAGGTGTGGATCGCCACAGAAGACTGGGCCATCTCTAGTCACATCAACAGTGTGCCTGGGATCCAGGGCATCGGCACAGTGCTGGGCGTGGCCATCCCGCACAGGCATGTCCCTGGCCTGAAGGAGTTTGAAGAGGCCTATGTCCAGGCCGACAAAGGAGTTCTTAGGCCTTGCCCCCAGGGCTCCTGGTGCAACAGCAACCAGCTGTGTACAGAATGCTGGGCTTTCACGGCACAGGCAATGCCCACGCTAGCAGAGTTCTCCATGAGCTCTGCCTACAACGCATACCAGGCTGTCTACGCTGTGGCCCATGGCCTCCACCAGCTCCTGGGCTGCTCCTCTGGAGCTTGTTTGAGGGGCCGGGTCTATCCCTGGCAG CTTCTGGAGCAGATCCGCAAGGTGAAGTTCCTTTTACACAAAGACGCTGTGACATTTAATGACGATGGCAATACCCTCAGCAACTATGACATAATCGCCTGGGACTGGAGCGGCCCCAACTGGACCTTCAGGGTCATCGGCTCCTCCTCTCCATTTTCAGTGTTGCTGGACATAAATACGACCAAAATCCGGTGGCATGGAAACGACAACCAG GTGCCTACGTCTGTGTGTTCCAGGGACTGTCCTGAAGGCCACCAGAGAGTGATCACAGGTTTCCACCATTGCTGCTTTGAGTGTGTGCCCTGTGAGGCCGGGACTTTCCTCAATAAGAGTG ATCCCTATAGATGCCGGCCTTGTGGGAAAGAAGAGTGGGCACCTGAGAGAAGCCAGACTTGTTTCCCACGCACTGTGGTGTTTTTGACGTGGCACGAGCCAGTCTCTTTGGTACTGCTGGCAGCtaatacgctgctgctgctggtggtggctGGGACTGCTGGCCTGTTTGCCTGGCACCTAGACACCCCCGTGGTGAGGTCAGCTGGAGGCCGACTGTGCTTCTTCATGCTGGGCTCCTTGGCAGGGGGGACTTGGGGCCTCTATGGCTTCTTTGGGGAGCCCACACTGCCCACGTGCTTACTGCGCCAAGGCCTCTTTTCCCTCGGTTTTGCCATCTTCCTGTCCTGCCTGACGGTCCGCTCCTTCCAACTTGTCTTCATCTTCAAGTTTTCTGCCAGGTTACCCACCTTCTTCCGTGCATGGGTCCAAAACCGTGGTGCTGGCCTGTTTGTGATGATCAGCTCAACAATCCAGCTGCTTATCTGCCTAATTTGGCTTGCAGTGTGGACCCCACTGCCGACCAGGGAATACAAGCACTTCCCTCAACTGGTGGTGCTTGGCTGCACAGAGGCTAACTCACTGGGCTTCATGCTGGCTGTTACCTACAATGGCCTCCTCTCGATCAGCGCCTTTGCCTGCAGCTACCTGGGCAAGGACCTGCCAGAGAACTACAATGAGGCCAAATGTGTCACCTTCAGCCTGCTCCTCAACTTCGTGTCCTGGATCGCCTTCTTCACCATGGCCATTGTCTATCAGGGCAAGTATCTGCCCGCGGTCAACGCGCTGGCCATGCTGAGCAGCTTGAGTGGAGGCTTCAGCGGTTATTTCCTTCCCAAGTGCTACGTGATTCTGTACCGCCCGGACCTCAACAGCACCGAGCACTTCCAGGCCTCCATCCAGGACTACACCAGGCGCTGTGGTTCCACCTGA
- the ZBTB48 gene encoding telomere zinc finger-associated protein isoform X2 produces MDGSFVQHSVRVLQELNKQRERGQYCDATLDVGGLVFKAHWSVLACCSHFFQSLYGDGSGGSVVLPAGFAEIFGLLLDFFYTGHLALTSGNRDQVLLAARELRVPEAVELCQSFKPKASVGQPPSGQSGLGKSAPRDVNSHLKESAGVEKEEVSRTLGQIPRDPELSGSLSPQRPRLGLPAQSESPSFLRGKLKQALKLCPPGDKEPEDCKVPPRPFEAEGVQLQGGTNEWEVVVQVEDDGDGDYDSETETVPTKRKANVIRKPCAAEPARSVGSLAAEPAENRKGTAVPVECPTCHKKFLSKYYLKVHNRKHTGEKPFECPKCGKCYFRKENLLEHEARNCMNRSEQVFTCSVCQETFRRRMELRVHMVSHTGEMPYKCSSCSQQFMQKKDLQSHMIKLHGAPKPHACPTCAKCFLSRTELQLHEAFKHRGEKLFVCEECGHRASSRNGLQMHIKAKHRNERPYVCEFCSHAFTQKANLNMHLRTHTGEKPFQCHLCGKTFRTQASLDKHNRTHTGERPFSCEFCEQRFTEKGPLLRHVASRHQEGRPHFCQICGKTFKAVEQLRVHVRRHKGVRKFECTECGYKFTRQAHLRRHMEIHDRVENYNPRQRKLRNLVIEDEKMVVVALQPPPDLEVGSAEVIVESLAHGSLASQLPGQRLCAEESFTGAGVMEPSLIITAAIPEDCDT; encoded by the exons ATGGACGGCTCCTTCGTCCAGCACAGCGTGAGGGTTCTGCAGGAACTCAACAAGCAGCGGGAGAGGGGCCAGTACTGCGATGCCACCCTGGATGTGGGGGGCCTGGTGTTCAAGGCACActggagtgttcttgcctgcTGCAGCCACTTCTTCCAGAGCCTCTACGGGGATGGCTCAGGCGGCAGTGTTGTCCTCCCTGCGGGCTTTGCCGAGATCTTTGGCCTCCTGCTGGATTTTTTCTACACCGGCCACCTCGCCCTCACCTCCGGGAACCGGGATCAGGTGCTCCTGGCAGCCAGGGAGTTGCGAGTGCCAGAGGCTGTGGAGTTGTGCCAGAGCTTCAAGCCCAAAGCCTCGGTGGGACAGCCACCAAGTGGCCAGAGTGGGCTTGGGAAATCTGCCCCCCGGGATGTGAACAGCCACCTCAAGGAGTCTGCGGGTGTGGAGAAGGAGGAAGTTTCAAGGACTCTGGGTCAAATCCCCAGGGATCCGGAGCTAAGCGGTAGTCTCAGCCCCCAGAGGCCCCGGCTTGGCCTCCCTGCTCAGAGTGAGAGCCCGTCCTTTCTCCGTGGGAAACTCAAGCAGGCCCTGAAGCTCTGTCCCCCTGGGGACAAGGAGCCTGAGGATTGCAAAGTGCCCCCAAGGCCCTTCGAAGCTGAAGGTGTCCAGCTGCAGGGCGGGACTAATGAG TGGGAGGTGGTGGTTCAAGTTGAGGACGACGGGGATGGCGATTATGATTCTGAAACTGAGACTGTGCCAACCAAGAGGAAAGCAAACGTAATCAGAAAGCCTTGTGCTGCTGAGCCGGCCCGGAGCGTAGGTTCCCTGGCAGCCGAGCCTGCTGAGAACAGAAAAGGTACAGCGGTGCCAGTTGAATGCCCCACATGTCATAAAAAGTTCCTCAGCAAATATTACCTAAAAGTCCACAACAG GAAACACACTGGGGAGAAACCCTTTGAGTGTCCCAAATGTGGGAAGTGTTACTTCCGGAAGGAGAACCTCCTGGAGCATGAAGCCCGGAACTGCATGAACCGCTCAGAACAG GTCTTCACGTGCTCTGTGTGCCAGGAGACGTTCCGCCGGAGGATGGAGCTGCGGGTGCACATGGTGTCCCACACGGGGGAGATGCCCTACAAG tgctcctcctgctcccagcagTTCATGCAGAAGAAGGACCTGCAGAGCCACATGATCAAGCTGCACGGAGCCCCCAAGCCCCATGCG TGTCCCACCTGTGCCAAGTGCTTCCTGTCCCGGACGGAGCTGCAGCTGCACGAGGCGTTCAAGCACCGTGGGGAGAAGCTGTTTGTGTGCGAGGAGTGCGGGCACCGGGCATCGAGCCGGAATGGCTTGCAGATGCACATCAAGGCCAAGCACAG GAACGAGCGGCCATACGTCTGTGAGTTCTGCAGCCACGCCTTCACCCAGAAGGCCAATCTCAACATGCACCTGCGCACgcacacgggcgagaagccctTCCAGTGCCACCTTTGTGGCAAGACCTTCCGCACCCAAG CCAGCCTGGACAAGCACAACCGCACCCACACCGGCGAGAGGCCCTTCAGCTGTGAGTTCTGTGAGCAGCGCTTCACAGAGAAGGGGCCCCTGCTCAGGCATGTGGCCAGCCGCCACCAGGAGGGCCGGCCCCACTTCTGCCAGATCTGCGGGAAGACCTTCAAAG CTGTGGAGCAGCTGCGCGTGCACGTGAGGAGACACAAGGGGGTCAGGAAGTTCGAGTGCACTGAATGTGGCTACAAGTTCACCCGGCAG GCCCACCTGCGGAGGCACATGGAGATCCATGACCGGGTGGAGAACTACAACCCCAGGCAGCGCAAGCTCCGGAACTTGGTCATCGAGGACgagaagatggtggtggtggcacTCCAGCCGCCCCCCGACTTGGAGGTGGGCTCAGCCGAGGTCATCGTGGAGTCACTGGCCCATGGCAGCCTGGCCTCCCAGCTCCCTGGCCAGAGACTGTGTGCGGAGGAGAGCTTCACGGGTGCGGGCGTCATGGAGCCCTCGCTCATCATCACGGCCGCCATCCCCGAAGACTGTGACACATAG
- the ZBTB48 gene encoding telomere zinc finger-associated protein isoform X1 has translation MDGSFVQHSVRVLQELNKQRERGQYCDATLDVGGLVFKAHWSVLACCSHFFQSLYGDGSGGSVVLPAGFAEIFGLLLDFFYTGHLALTSGNRDQVLLAARELRVPEAVELCQSFKPKASVGQPPSGQSGLGKSAPRDVNSHLKESAGVEKEEVSRTLGQIPRDPELSGSLSPQRPRLGLPAQSESPSFLRGKLKQALKLCPPGDKEPEDCKVPPRPFEAEGVQLQGGTNEWEVVVQVEDDGDGDYDSETETVPTKRKANVIRKPCAAEPARSVGSLAAEPAENRKGTAVPVECPTCHKKFLSKYYLKVHNSRKHTGEKPFECPKCGKCYFRKENLLEHEARNCMNRSEQVFTCSVCQETFRRRMELRVHMVSHTGEMPYKCSSCSQQFMQKKDLQSHMIKLHGAPKPHACPTCAKCFLSRTELQLHEAFKHRGEKLFVCEECGHRASSRNGLQMHIKAKHRNERPYVCEFCSHAFTQKANLNMHLRTHTGEKPFQCHLCGKTFRTQASLDKHNRTHTGERPFSCEFCEQRFTEKGPLLRHVASRHQEGRPHFCQICGKTFKAVEQLRVHVRRHKGVRKFECTECGYKFTRQAHLRRHMEIHDRVENYNPRQRKLRNLVIEDEKMVVVALQPPPDLEVGSAEVIVESLAHGSLASQLPGQRLCAEESFTGAGVMEPSLIITAAIPEDCDT, from the exons ATGGACGGCTCCTTCGTCCAGCACAGCGTGAGGGTTCTGCAGGAACTCAACAAGCAGCGGGAGAGGGGCCAGTACTGCGATGCCACCCTGGATGTGGGGGGCCTGGTGTTCAAGGCACActggagtgttcttgcctgcTGCAGCCACTTCTTCCAGAGCCTCTACGGGGATGGCTCAGGCGGCAGTGTTGTCCTCCCTGCGGGCTTTGCCGAGATCTTTGGCCTCCTGCTGGATTTTTTCTACACCGGCCACCTCGCCCTCACCTCCGGGAACCGGGATCAGGTGCTCCTGGCAGCCAGGGAGTTGCGAGTGCCAGAGGCTGTGGAGTTGTGCCAGAGCTTCAAGCCCAAAGCCTCGGTGGGACAGCCACCAAGTGGCCAGAGTGGGCTTGGGAAATCTGCCCCCCGGGATGTGAACAGCCACCTCAAGGAGTCTGCGGGTGTGGAGAAGGAGGAAGTTTCAAGGACTCTGGGTCAAATCCCCAGGGATCCGGAGCTAAGCGGTAGTCTCAGCCCCCAGAGGCCCCGGCTTGGCCTCCCTGCTCAGAGTGAGAGCCCGTCCTTTCTCCGTGGGAAACTCAAGCAGGCCCTGAAGCTCTGTCCCCCTGGGGACAAGGAGCCTGAGGATTGCAAAGTGCCCCCAAGGCCCTTCGAAGCTGAAGGTGTCCAGCTGCAGGGCGGGACTAATGAG TGGGAGGTGGTGGTTCAAGTTGAGGACGACGGGGATGGCGATTATGATTCTGAAACTGAGACTGTGCCAACCAAGAGGAAAGCAAACGTAATCAGAAAGCCTTGTGCTGCTGAGCCGGCCCGGAGCGTAGGTTCCCTGGCAGCCGAGCCTGCTGAGAACAGAAAAGGTACAGCGGTGCCAGTTGAATGCCCCACATGTCATAAAAAGTTCCTCAGCAAATATTACCTAAAAGTCCACAACAG CAGGAAACACACTGGGGAGAAACCCTTTGAGTGTCCCAAATGTGGGAAGTGTTACTTCCGGAAGGAGAACCTCCTGGAGCATGAAGCCCGGAACTGCATGAACCGCTCAGAACAG GTCTTCACGTGCTCTGTGTGCCAGGAGACGTTCCGCCGGAGGATGGAGCTGCGGGTGCACATGGTGTCCCACACGGGGGAGATGCCCTACAAG tgctcctcctgctcccagcagTTCATGCAGAAGAAGGACCTGCAGAGCCACATGATCAAGCTGCACGGAGCCCCCAAGCCCCATGCG TGTCCCACCTGTGCCAAGTGCTTCCTGTCCCGGACGGAGCTGCAGCTGCACGAGGCGTTCAAGCACCGTGGGGAGAAGCTGTTTGTGTGCGAGGAGTGCGGGCACCGGGCATCGAGCCGGAATGGCTTGCAGATGCACATCAAGGCCAAGCACAG GAACGAGCGGCCATACGTCTGTGAGTTCTGCAGCCACGCCTTCACCCAGAAGGCCAATCTCAACATGCACCTGCGCACgcacacgggcgagaagccctTCCAGTGCCACCTTTGTGGCAAGACCTTCCGCACCCAAG CCAGCCTGGACAAGCACAACCGCACCCACACCGGCGAGAGGCCCTTCAGCTGTGAGTTCTGTGAGCAGCGCTTCACAGAGAAGGGGCCCCTGCTCAGGCATGTGGCCAGCCGCCACCAGGAGGGCCGGCCCCACTTCTGCCAGATCTGCGGGAAGACCTTCAAAG CTGTGGAGCAGCTGCGCGTGCACGTGAGGAGACACAAGGGGGTCAGGAAGTTCGAGTGCACTGAATGTGGCTACAAGTTCACCCGGCAG GCCCACCTGCGGAGGCACATGGAGATCCATGACCGGGTGGAGAACTACAACCCCAGGCAGCGCAAGCTCCGGAACTTGGTCATCGAGGACgagaagatggtggtggtggcacTCCAGCCGCCCCCCGACTTGGAGGTGGGCTCAGCCGAGGTCATCGTGGAGTCACTGGCCCATGGCAGCCTGGCCTCCCAGCTCCCTGGCCAGAGACTGTGTGCGGAGGAGAGCTTCACGGGTGCGGGCGTCATGGAGCCCTCGCTCATCATCACGGCCGCCATCCCCGAAGACTGTGACACATAG
- the KLHL21 gene encoding kelch-like protein 21: MERPAPLAVLPFSDPAHALSLLRGLSQLRAERKFLDVTLEAAGGRDFPAHRAVLAAASPYFRAMFAGQLRESRAERVRLHGVPPDMLQLLLDFSYTGRVAVSGDNAEPLLRAADLLQFPAVKEACGAFLQQQLDLTNCLDMQDFAEAFSCAGLASAAQRFILRHVGELGAEQLERLPLARLLRYLRDDGLCVPKEEAAYQLALRWVRADPPRRAAHWPQLLEAVRLPFVRRFYLLAHVEAEPLVARCPPCLRLLREARDFQAARYDRHDRGPCPRMRPRPSTGLAEILVLVGGCDQDCDELVTVDCYNPQTGQWRYLAEFPDHLGGGYSIVALGNDIYVTGGSDGSRLYDCVWRYNSSVNEWTEVAPMLKAREYHSSSVLDGLLYVVAADSTERYDHTTDSWEALQPMTYPMDNCSTTACRGRLYAIGSLAGKETMVMQCYHPDMDLWSLVDCGQLPPWSFAPKTVTLNGLMYFIRDDSAEVDVYNPTKNEWDKIPSMNQVHVGGSLAVLGGKLYVSGGYDNTFELSDVVEAYDPETRAWSVVGRLPEPTFWHGSVSIFRQFMPQTPLGGRGFELDGGSSDMDVGQPRPPQNPAELH; this comes from the exons ATGGAGCGGCCGGCGCCCCTGGCCGTACTGCCCTTCTCGGACCCCGCGCACGCGCTGAGCCTGCTGCGTGGCCTGAGCCAGCTCCGCGCCGAGCGCAAGTTCCTGGACGTGACCCTGGAGGCGGCGGGCGGACGCGACTTCCCGGCGCACCGCGCCGTGCTGGCGGCTGCCAGCCCCTACTTCCGCGCCATGTTCGCTGGGCAGTTGCGCGAGAGCCGCGCCGAGCGGGTGCGCCTGCACGGCGTGCCGCCCGACATGCTGCAGCTGCTTCTCGACTTCAGCTACACGGGCCGCGTGGCGGTGAGCGGCGACAACGCCGAGCCGCTGCTGCGCGCCGCCGACCTGCTGCAGTTCCCGGCGGTGAAGGAGGCGTGCGGCGCCTTCCTGCAGCAGCAGCTCGACCTGACCAACTGCCTGGACATGCAGGACTTCGCCGAGGCCTTCAGCTGCGCGGGGCTGGCGAGCGCGGCTCAGCGCTTCATCCTGCGCCACGTGGGCGAGCTGGGCGCCGAGCAGCTGGAGCGTCTGCCCCTGGCGCGGCTGCTGCGCTACCTGCGTGACGACGGGCTCTGCGTGCCCAAGGAGGAGGCCGCCTACCAGCTGGCACTGCGCTGGGTACGCGCCGACCCGCCGCGCCGCGCGGCGCACTGGCCGCAGCTGCTGGAGGCCGTGCGCCTGCCCTTCGTGCGCCGCTTCTACCTGCTGGCGCACGTCGAGGCCGAGCCGCTGGTGGCCCGCTGCCCGCCCTGCCTGCGCCTGCTGCGCGAGGCGCGCGACTTCCAGGCGGCGCGCTACGACCGCCACGACCGCGGGCCCTGCCCTCGGATGCGGCCGCGCCCCTCCACCGGCCTCGCCGAGATCCTCGTGCTCGTGGGCGGATGCGACCAGGACTGCGACGAACTGGTCACCGTCGACTGCTACAACCCGCAGACGGGCCAGTGGCGCTACCTGGCCGAGTTCCCCGACCACCTGGGCGGAGGCTACAGCATCGTGGCGCTGGGCAACGACATCTACGTGACGG GCGGATCTGATGGCTCCCGGCTCTACGACTGCGTGTGGAGGTACAACTCAAGCGTGAATGAGTGGACAGAGGTGGCGCCCATGCTGAAGGCCCGGGAGTACCACAGCTCCTCCGTGCTGGACGGGCTGCTGTACGTGGTGGCTGCAGACAGCACGGAGCGCTACGACCACACCACCGACTCCTGGGAGGCCTTGCAGCCCATGACCTATCCCATGGACAACTGTTCTACCACGGCCTGCCGGGGCCGGCTCTATGCCATCGGCTCCCTGGCCGGCAAGGAGACCATGGTCATGCAGTGCTACCACCCAGACATGGACCTGTGGTCACTGGTGGACTGTGGCCAGCTTCCACCCTGGTCCTTTGCCCCCAAGACAGTGACTCTGAACGGACTCATGTACTTCATCAG ggacGACTCAGCCGAAGTGGATGTGTATAACCCCACCAAGAACGAATGGGATAAGATCCCGTCAATGAATCAG GTGCACGTTGGGGGCAGCCTGGCCGTCCTCGGAGGTAAGCTCTACGTCTCTGGGGGCTACGATAACACCTTCGAACTCTCCGACGTGGTGGAGGCCTACGACCCAGAGACTCGGGCGTGGAGCGTGGTGGGTCGGCTCCCAGAGCCCACCTTCTGGCACGGCAGCGTCAGCATCTTCCGCCAGTTCATGCCCCAGACACCCCTGGGCGGGCGTGGCTTTGAGCTAGACGGTGGCAGCAGTGACATGGATGTGGGCCAGCCCCGGCCGCCACAGAACCCCGCTGAGCTGCACTag